The Candidatus Binatia bacterium genome segment ATCGAGCAAGATCTTCGCAAAGCGATTCATGGAGCGCCACGGAATTCCGACGGCTCGCGCCGCCGTCGCGCACTCGCTCGATGCCGCGCTCCGGGCGCTCGAAGATTGGGACGGCGGCGTCGTCGTCAAAGCGGACGGGCTCGCTGCGGGCAAAGGCGTCGTCGTCACGCCGAGCGCCGAGGCGGCGCGCGAGTTGCTGACCGACTGGTACGCGCACGCCAAGATTCCCGGGGGCGGCTGCGACGTGCTCCTCGAGCAGCGGCTGATCGGACGAGAGGTTAGCGTCTTCGCGCTCTGCGACGGCACCGATATCGCTCCGCTCGGCGGTGCTTGCGATTATAAGCGCGCCGGCGACGGCGACACCGGGCCGAACACCGGCGGCATGGGTGCGTACTCCCCGCCCGCGGGCTTTCCCGGCGATCTCTACGATCGCGTGCGCGATCGCATTCTTGCGCCGCTCCTCGCCGGGCTGCGAGAAGAAGGCGAGGAGTACGTCGGCGTGATCTACTGCGGCTTGATGTGGAATGAGGCCGGGCCGCAGGTGATCGAGTTTAACGCGCGCTTCGGCGACCCCGAGACGCAGGTGTTGCTGCCGCGTATCGGCGGCGACTTCGCGTTGCTCCTCGACTCGGTCGCGCGCGGCGCGATGGACGTCTCGCTCGCGACGCTCTCGCCGCAGCATTGCGTCGGCGTCGTCCTCGCGACCAGCGAGTACCCTCGCAGCAACACGCCGCTGCAGGGCCTGAGCGCCGACGTCTCGCTGGGCGAAGGCTGCCGCGCCTTCTGGGGCGGCTCGAAACTCGCGGGCGCGACCGTCAGCACCGGCGGCGGGCGCGTGCTCACCGTCACCGCGCTTGCAGACGATCTCGCTCAGGCGCGGTCGCGGGCCTACGACGCCGTCAGACAGTTGGCCGGACGGCTTGGCGCCGATTCGCTTACCTATCGCACCGACATCGCCTACTACCCAGTGTCGTCCTGAGCTTGTCGAAGGACGATATGTGATCGATCCGACGGCGATCTTTCTGCAGGCGCAGCGGGCCTGGATCGCCCGAGTCGTTCCTCCGTACGAGTCGTTCAAGATCGAGTGCGCGCAGACGTTTCTCGCCGCAAAGTGCGGCGCCGGCGACGTCGTCGCGTTCACCGTGCGAACGAGCGACGGCCGCGCGTTCGCGCAGGCGATTCCAGCGGAGGGCGGCACGCCGCGGGTGCTGCTGCGCGGCGCCTTTATTACGGGCCCCGCCGGAACCCCG includes the following:
- the purD gene encoding phosphoribosylamine--glycine ligase, encoding MRILVVGNGAREDALSWRLAASPSCEAVFAAPGNAGTASRGENWEIAATDGKALAGRAVEQKIDLVVLGPETAIAAGVGDRLRDAGLRVFGPNRSGGRLESSKIFAKRFMERHGIPTARAAVAHSLDAALRALEDWDGGVVVKADGLAAGKGVVVTPSAEAARELLTDWYAHAKIPGGGCDVLLEQRLIGREVSVFALCDGTDIAPLGGACDYKRAGDGDTGPNTGGMGAYSPPAGFPGDLYDRVRDRILAPLLAGLREEGEEYVGVIYCGLMWNEAGPQVIEFNARFGDPETQVLLPRIGGDFALLLDSVARGAMDVSLATLSPQHCVGVVLATSEYPRSNTPLQGLSADVSLGEGCRAFWGGSKLAGATVSTGGGRVLTVTALADDLAQARSRAYDAVRQLAGRLGADSLTYRTDIAYYPVSS